A window of Roseovarius sp. THAF27 contains these coding sequences:
- a CDS encoding putative glycolipid-binding domain-containing protein: MTGKTVATITWRALYCEGQDTCRLARADHGWLLVGHARFHDDDGFAALDYVVRCSEEWQTLDADIAGTHGEMDVRLHIDHRNGEWLLNETPQPGLKDATDIDLSFTPATNLMPLRRLFKQQDDALTTRAAWLHYPAATLAPLDQTYSRTSTYGVIDYRAEQTDYTTTLEVNDAGFVTDYPGLWHAEDQHVPL; encoded by the coding sequence ATGACGGGCAAGACCGTCGCCACGATCACCTGGCGCGCGCTCTATTGCGAGGGGCAGGACACCTGCCGCCTCGCCCGCGCCGATCACGGCTGGCTTCTGGTCGGCCACGCCCGCTTTCACGACGATGACGGCTTCGCCGCGCTGGATTACGTCGTGCGCTGCTCTGAGGAGTGGCAGACCCTCGACGCCGATATCGCCGGCACCCATGGCGAGATGGACGTCCGCCTGCATATCGACCACCGCAACGGCGAATGGCTGCTGAACGAGACACCGCAACCCGGGCTAAAGGACGCCACCGACATCGACCTCAGCTTCACCCCCGCCACCAACCTCATGCCCCTGCGTCGCCTCTTCAAACAGCAGGACGACGCCCTGACCACCCGCGCCGCGTGGCTGCACTATCCCGCCGCCACCCTCGCGCCTCTGGACCAGACCTACAGCCGTACGTCTACGTATGGCGTGATCGACTACCGCGCCGAACAGACCGACTACACCACCACGCTCGAGGTCAACGACGCGGGCTTCGTCACCGACTATCCCGGCCTCTGGCACGCGGAAGACCAGCATGTTCCGCTTTGA
- a CDS encoding dimethylsulfonioproprionate lyase family protein gives MHDPFQLFLSEMSAVFRAEGRACANETATALLSATEVAPLTNDSPGDTDAICGLLAGSTLAVARAAWAAHDVLPWGHNPVSSQMKPEDEALFSVVDLMGPEAPLYCPTLRAGLYYQRPNTRYGLHSHAAVETYVIIAGRALWTAGDAQREMVAGHSVHHSTYLPHACQTGDEGVVALWRWSGDIGIESYRVHHGAEAFGAFAA, from the coding sequence ATGCACGACCCGTTCCAGCTTTTCCTGTCCGAGATGTCGGCGGTGTTCCGCGCCGAGGGGCGGGCCTGTGCCAATGAGACCGCCACGGCGCTGCTGTCGGCGACCGAGGTTGCGCCGCTGACGAACGACTCGCCCGGCGATACGGACGCGATTTGCGGTCTGCTGGCGGGGTCGACCCTGGCGGTGGCCCGGGCGGCCTGGGCGGCGCATGACGTGCTGCCATGGGGCCACAACCCGGTGTCGAGCCAGATGAAGCCCGAGGACGAGGCGCTGTTTTCGGTCGTGGACCTGATGGGGCCGGAGGCGCCGCTGTATTGCCCGACCCTGCGGGCGGGGCTGTATTACCAGCGGCCGAACACGCGCTATGGGCTGCATTCCCATGCCGCGGTCGAGACCTACGTGATCATCGCGGGCCGGGCGCTGTGGACGGCTGGCGACGCGCAGCGCGAGATGGTGGCGGGGCATTCGGTGCATCATTCCACCTACTTGCCCCATGCCTGCCAGACCGGCGACGAGGGTGTGGTGGCGCTGTGGCGCTGGTCGGGAGATATCGGCATCGAGAGCTACCGCGTGCATCACGGGGCCGAGGCGTTCGGGGCCTTCGCGGCCTGA
- the pbpC gene encoding penicillin-binding protein 1C, which yields MFRFDRLLLLLALALFASGLGRDKLDQWIAATDLPPLLTPLSTEVRDRTGTLLRVYTVEDGRWRLGATPDAVDAGYLDMLIAYEDKRFYTHSGVDPRAILRATAQAIWNGEVVSGASTLTMQVARLLEDSGTGRLSGKLRQARVALALERRLTKQQILQLYLERAPFGGNIEGVRAASYAWFGKDPRRLTPAESALLVALPQSPESRRPDRHHFQAAEARARVLARAERDGLLTQGAVEAALTEPVPHTRRAFPSLAPHMADRAISDDPARLRHDLTLDAPLQAALERLATHSLRDLPPDVSIAMMIADHKTGDILASVGSATYGIGDARSGFVDMTQAMRSPGSTLKPFIYAMGFDRGLAHPQTLIHDRPVAFGTYAPQNFDGAFRGELTVADALRQSLNIPVVLLLDEIGPAHLLDTLRRAGVPTELPGDQPGLAVGLGGLGITLEGLTTAYAMLANSGQTRPLNWRQDAPQHTPTNVLNRAAAWHVADILAGLAPPPGAPKRRLAYKTGTSYGHRDAWAVGFDGRHVAAVWIGRPDGTPVPGAFGGDLAAPVLFEAFQRLKPKADALPPPPPETLLLPTARLPQPLRRFAGRDAVFQPSEDAPKLIFPPAGARLPVQDGRLTVKLRDGKPPFTWLANGTPQKTGTRRREAELTGLARGYSKLSVIDATGRSSSVTVWID from the coding sequence ATGTTCCGCTTTGACCGCCTCCTCCTGCTGCTGGCCCTCGCGCTCTTTGCCTCCGGCCTCGGGCGCGACAAGCTCGACCAGTGGATCGCCGCAACCGACCTCCCGCCACTCCTGACGCCCCTCTCCACCGAGGTCCGCGACCGCACCGGTACGCTCCTGCGGGTCTATACGGTCGAGGACGGCCGCTGGCGGCTCGGCGCCACGCCCGACGCGGTGGATGCGGGCTACCTCGACATGCTCATCGCCTACGAGGACAAACGCTTCTACACCCATTCCGGCGTCGATCCCCGCGCCATCCTCCGCGCGACCGCGCAGGCCATCTGGAACGGTGAGGTCGTCTCGGGTGCCTCCACCCTCACCATGCAGGTCGCCCGCCTGCTCGAGGACAGCGGCACCGGGCGGCTTTCCGGAAAGCTGCGACAGGCCCGCGTCGCGCTCGCCCTCGAACGCCGCCTGACCAAGCAGCAGATCCTTCAACTCTACCTCGAACGCGCGCCCTTCGGCGGCAATATCGAAGGCGTCCGCGCCGCTAGCTACGCGTGGTTCGGCAAGGACCCGCGCCGCCTGACCCCCGCCGAGTCCGCGCTGCTCGTCGCCCTGCCGCAATCCCCCGAATCCCGACGCCCCGACCGGCACCACTTCCAGGCGGCCGAGGCCCGCGCCCGCGTCCTCGCCCGCGCGGAACGCGACGGCCTGCTGACCCAAGGCGCGGTCGAGGCCGCCCTGACCGAGCCGGTGCCCCACACACGCCGCGCCTTCCCGTCCCTCGCGCCGCACATGGCCGACCGCGCGATATCCGACGACCCCGCCCGCCTGCGCCATGACCTCACGCTCGACGCCCCCCTGCAAGCCGCGCTGGAACGCCTCGCCACCCACAGCCTGCGCGATCTGCCCCCGGACGTTTCCATCGCCATGATGATCGCCGACCACAAGACCGGCGACATCCTCGCCTCCGTCGGGTCCGCCACCTATGGCATCGGCGACGCCCGCTCCGGCTTCGTCGACATGACACAGGCCATGCGCTCCCCCGGCTCGACGCTGAAGCCCTTCATCTACGCCATGGGTTTCGACCGCGGCCTCGCCCATCCGCAAACCCTCATTCACGACCGCCCTGTCGCCTTCGGCACCTACGCGCCACAGAATTTCGACGGCGCCTTCCGGGGCGAGCTGACCGTGGCCGACGCCCTGCGCCAGTCGCTCAACATCCCGGTGGTTCTGCTGCTGGACGAGATCGGCCCCGCCCACCTGCTCGACACCCTGCGCCGCGCCGGCGTGCCGACCGAGCTGCCCGGCGACCAGCCCGGCCTTGCCGTCGGCCTCGGCGGCCTCGGCATCACGCTAGAAGGCCTGACGACCGCCTACGCCATGCTGGCAAATAGCGGCCAGACACGTCCGCTGAACTGGCGTCAGGACGCCCCCCAACATACGCCAACGAATGTTCTGAACCGCGCCGCCGCCTGGCACGTGGCCGATATCCTCGCGGGCCTCGCGCCACCGCCCGGCGCACCCAAGCGTCGCCTCGCCTACAAGACCGGCACCTCCTACGGCCACCGCGACGCGTGGGCCGTGGGCTTCGACGGCCGCCATGTCGCCGCCGTCTGGATCGGCCGCCCCGACGGCACGCCCGTCCCCGGCGCCTTCGGCGGGGACCTCGCCGCGCCGGTGCTGTTCGAGGCGTTCCAGCGTCTGAAACCCAAAGCCGACGCCCTGCCGCCGCCTCCGCCCGAGACGCTGCTCTTGCCCACCGCCCGCCTGCCGCAACCCCTGCGCCGCTTCGCCGGGCGCGACGCGGTGTTCCAACCGTCCGAGGATGCGCCCAAGCTGATCTTCCCCCCAGCCGGCGCCCGCCTGCCCGTCCAGGACGGCCGCCTCACGGTCAAACTCCGCGACGGCAAGCCGCCCTTCACCTGGCTCGCCAACGGCACGCCGCAGAAAACCGGCACCCGCCGTCGCGAGGCCGAGCTGACCGGCCTCGCCCGGGGCTATTCCAAACTGTCGGTGATCGACGCAACGGGCCGCTCCAGCAGCGTCACCGTCTGGATCGACTGA
- a CDS encoding acetyl-CoA C-acyltransferase family protein, with protein sequence MTDIVLLDGARTAIGTFGGSLAGTPPGQLGAVVTKAALERSGVEPGQIGHVVFGHVINTEPCDMYLSRVAAMEAGIPETTPAMNVNRLCGSGAQAVVSVVQSLMLGDADFGVAGGAENMSRSPFIVPDQRWGAKMGDVRTLDMMLGALNCPFGTGHMGVTAENVAAEHGVSREDQDAFALESQARAAKAIEESRFASQIVPVEVRVKRDMVAFETDEHPKPTTAEGLAGLRAAFQKDGTVTAGNASGINDGAAALVFARGEAAERAGLKPKARVLGYAHAGVRPEVMGIGPVPAVEGLLEKTGLSAADFDVVESNEAFAAQAIAVNRGLGLDTDKVNPNGGAIALGHPVGATGAILMVKALYELERIGGTKALITMCIGGGQGIAVAIERM encoded by the coding sequence ATGACGGATATCGTACTTCTGGATGGCGCGCGCACGGCCATCGGCACTTTTGGCGGATCGCTGGCGGGCACGCCGCCGGGGCAGCTGGGGGCCGTGGTGACGAAGGCGGCGTTGGAGCGGTCGGGCGTGGAGCCGGGGCAGATTGGCCATGTGGTGTTCGGCCATGTCATAAACACTGAGCCGTGCGACATGTACCTGAGCCGTGTCGCCGCGATGGAGGCGGGCATTCCCGAGACGACCCCGGCGATGAACGTGAACCGGCTGTGCGGCTCGGGTGCGCAGGCGGTGGTGTCGGTGGTGCAATCCCTGATGCTGGGCGATGCGGATTTCGGCGTCGCGGGCGGGGCCGAGAACATGAGCCGCTCGCCCTTCATCGTGCCGGACCAGCGCTGGGGCGCCAAGATGGGCGATGTGCGCACGCTGGACATGATGCTGGGGGCGCTGAACTGTCCGTTCGGGACGGGGCATATGGGGGTCACGGCCGAGAACGTGGCCGCCGAGCATGGCGTCAGCCGCGAGGACCAGGATGCATTTGCGCTGGAAAGCCAGGCGCGGGCGGCGAAGGCGATCGAGGAAAGCCGCTTTGCCAGTCAGATCGTGCCGGTCGAGGTGCGGGTGAAGCGCGACATGGTGGCGTTCGAGACGGATGAGCACCCCAAGCCCACGACCGCCGAAGGGCTGGCCGGGCTGCGGGCGGCGTTCCAGAAGGACGGCACGGTGACGGCTGGCAACGCGAGCGGCATCAATGACGGCGCAGCGGCGCTGGTCTTTGCCCGCGGGGAGGCGGCTGAGAGGGCCGGGTTGAAACCCAAGGCGCGGGTGTTGGGCTATGCTCATGCGGGCGTGCGCCCCGAGGTGATGGGGATCGGGCCGGTGCCGGCGGTGGAGGGTTTGCTGGAGAAGACCGGGCTGAGTGCGGCGGATTTCGACGTGGTGGAATCGAACGAGGCGTTTGCGGCGCAGGCGATTGCGGTGAACCGTGGGCTCGGGCTGGACACGGACAAGGTGAATCCGAACGGCGGCGCGATTGCGCTGGGGCATCCGGTGGGCGCGACGGGGGCGATCCTGATGGTGAAGGCGCTTTATGAGTTGGAGCGGATCGGCGGGACAAAAGCGCTGATCACCATGTGCATCGGCGGCGGGCAGGGGATTGCCGTGGCGATCGAGCGGATGTGA
- a CDS encoding metallophosphoesterase family protein → MTQPLYVIPDIHGYRSELDRVLARIDARAGRDARVVFLGDYTDRGPDSRGVVQTLIDGIAEGRNWTALRGNHDQMFLDALEGRMEPVRFQWWMQGNLGGRETLASYGIENAEYEGDWREQVPGLHRQFLSTLPYSFETEELFLCHAGVSPGTPLERQVPEDLMWIREPFLYDDRDHGKLVVHGHTPVDAPEHHGNRVALDCGTGWGRPLQLAVFEGREAWILTEDGPVPLVP, encoded by the coding sequence ATGACCCAACCGCTTTACGTGATCCCGGATATCCATGGCTATCGTTCCGAGCTCGACCGCGTGCTGGCGCGGATCGACGCACGGGCGGGCCGCGACGCCAGGGTGGTGTTCCTTGGCGACTACACCGACCGCGGGCCGGACAGCCGTGGCGTGGTGCAAACGCTGATCGACGGAATCGCGGAGGGGCGGAACTGGACCGCGCTGCGGGGCAATCACGACCAGATGTTCCTGGATGCGCTGGAAGGCCGGATGGAACCCGTGCGCTTCCAGTGGTGGATGCAGGGCAACCTTGGCGGCCGCGAAACGCTGGCCTCTTACGGAATCGAGAACGCAGAGTATGAGGGCGACTGGCGTGAGCAGGTGCCGGGGCTGCATCGCCAGTTCCTGAGCACCTTGCCCTATAGCTTCGAGACGGAAGAGCTGTTCCTGTGCCATGCGGGCGTGTCGCCCGGCACGCCGCTGGAGCGCCAGGTGCCCGAGGACCTGATGTGGATCCGCGAGCCGTTTCTGTATGACGACCGGGATCATGGCAAGCTGGTGGTGCATGGGCACACGCCGGTCGATGCGCCCGAGCATCACGGCAACCGCGTGGCGCTGGATTGCGGCACGGGCTGGGGGCGGCCCTTGCAACTGGCGGTGTTCGAAGGGCGGGAGGCGTGGATCCTGACCGAGGACGGCCCGGTGCCGCTGGTGCCGTGA